Within Acidobacteriota bacterium, the genomic segment CAAATCCCCACAGGGTCACCTTCCGGCGGGATGTGCGCGGCGGCAACGAAGGCCACATCCGGAATGCGCTCGCGCTTGCCGATGGTAAAGCTAACATCCGGGCCATAAACAGCGCCGAGCTTTTGCGTTTCTACGTGATCCAATATTTTCGCCGCGAGTTTCAATCCAATGCGACCGTGGCGTGCGCCTGCCATTTCTTTTACCTCCGCGTGTCCGTTCACCCATTCGAGTTGTTTCTCAGGGTCAATCAGCTTGAAAGACCCTGGCGCAATCACGGGTTGCAAGGCTGTTTCTGCGGTTGCGGTCATTTGTATGTTCCTCCTCTTGTGAATTTGTCGTTGAGCACAAGCATGCTACTGCGCGCGCACCGCGCTCACAAGACACAGCGTCCTCAATTCACATAAACAAACTCATTCAGGTTCAGCGTCGCCAGACACAAGTCTACCCACGCCGCCGCCACGACTGGCACAACGCCTGGCGGCGCGTCCTGCACTTGCGCTAACGTTTCACCCCGCTGCCGGCGTCCTACCAGTAGCGCGCGTTGTTCACGCAAAAAGGCCCGCGCCGTTTGCGCCTCAACCACGCTCGGTGGCCGCCCCAGCGCCAACTCAAACAGCCGCATGATTCGTTGCGGCTCCGTTTGCCCGGCGCGCAAGACACGCGCCGCCAGGGCCTTGCTCTGTTGCAGCATAAATTCGCTGTTCATCAACGTTAAGGCTTGCAAGGCATGCACGCTCACATTGCGTGCGCCGCATGAACTCATCAAATCCGGCGTGTCGTAAGCCACCAACAGCGGCAGCCGGACATTGCGTTTGCGCAGCAGGTACAAGCTGCGCCGTGTGTGTTGCCGCGCGTCCGGATGCACGGGCCAGAGGTTGTCCGGCTCGTATTCGGTGAAGATAGTGTCGTAAACCTCCGGCTCCAGCGGCACGCGAATCGAAGGGCCAGCCAATTCCTCTGTCAGCGTCCCCGCAACCGCCAGCACCGCATCGCGCACGGCTTCGGCATCCAGGCGCTGCCGGTTCATGCGCCAGAGCAATTTGTTGTCGGGGTCTTTTGCTTGTTTGGCTGAGTCAATGACAGAAGCCTGTTGATAGGTGTTTGAGAGCACCAGCAACGCGTGCATCTGCTTCAAGCTCCAACCACGCTCAACAAACTCGACCGCCAGCCAGTCCAGCAATTCGGGGTGCGTGGGCGGTTGTCCGTTACGGCCAAAATCATTCGGCGTCGCCACGATGCCGCGTCCAAAATGATGCTGCCACAAGCGGTTCATCAGCACGCGCGCCGTCAGCGGGTGATCTTTTTGCGTCAACCAGCGCGCCAACGCCAAGCGCCTGCCCGTCGAATTGGCAACCGGCGCAATCGCAAGTTCAGCAGGCGCATCCGGCGGCAGCAACACGCTGGGAAAACGCGGTTGTACGACCGGCCCCAAACGCTGCGGATCGCCGCCCTTCAACAAATGCGTGGCGGGCACGGGCGTCAGTTTGTCGCGCACCGCCAACGCTTTGGGCAACGGCGCGGGCGCATAAAGTTCGAGCGTGTGCATTTGCTTGCGCAAGGCGGCGCGCCGCGCACGCACTTCGGCGGGCAGCGCGGTCAGCAACTCTTCGTATTTCACTTCGAGCATGCGCGCGGCTTCTTTGGCGAGGACTTGCTGCGCTGGCGTGCGTTGGTCTTTGGGA encodes:
- a CDS encoding Uma2 family endonuclease, coding for MTATAETALQPVIAPGSFKLIDPEKQLEWVNGHAEVKEMAGARHGRIGLKLAAKILDHVETQKLGAVYGPDVSFTIGKRERIPDVAFVAAAHIPPEGDPVGIWPIAPDLAVEIISPNDLIEAVEAKIREYFAAGVQQVWLVSPQFETVTIYETPVKSTTLQAGDELTSPALLPGFRCAVAALFQPAAHA
- a CDS encoding DUF1553 domain-containing protein, which gives rise to MKRDCKRFALLLVAIWLATTGLLPASHAQTETLPPGLYKGRPLTAEERNYWAFRTPVKSAVPAVKTTARVKNPIDAFVLAKLEAQGLQPSPPAAKRALLRRVTFDLTGLPPTPEEVKAFLTDDAPEAYEKVVKRLLASPRYGERWAQHWLDVVRFGETNGYELDAEREQAWRYRDYVVNALNADKPYDRFLLEQIAGDELEPNNFEMQVATGFLRAGPQHVVAGNQDEALNRQEWLTEALFSVGNTVLGLTVGCARCHDHKFDPIPQADYYRLQAFLAATDNQDFKQNSEAEQQRYDEAAKAHKAKLKPLQDQLKEIEAPYLQKLQDEKRAKLEPQYRAALDLPKDQRTPAQQVLAKEAARMLEVKYEELLTALPAEVRARRAALRKQMHTLELYAPAPLPKALAVRDKLTPVPATHLLKGGDPQRLGPVVQPRFPSVLLPPDAPAELAIAPVANSTGRRLALARWLTQKDHPLTARVLMNRLWQHHFGRGIVATPNDFGRNGQPPTHPELLDWLAVEFVERGWSLKQMHALLVLSNTYQQASVIDSAKQAKDPDNKLLWRMNRQRLDAEAVRDAVLAVAGTLTEELAGPSIRVPLEPEVYDTIFTEYEPDNLWPVHPDARQHTRRSLYLLRKRNVRLPLLVAYDTPDLMSSCGARNVSVHALQALTLMNSEFMLQQSKALAARVLRAGQTEPQRIMRLFELALGRPPSVVEAQTARAFLREQRALLVGRRQRGETLAQVQDAPPGVVPVVAAAWVDLCLATLNLNEFVYVN